From uncultured Roseateles sp., the proteins below share one genomic window:
- a CDS encoding xanthine dehydrogenase family protein subunit M, translated as MQTFAYQRPASLADAARAAAGAEAKLIAGGQSLLGAMKLGLAAPDTLIDLHSIPDLQSIKVEPGKVTVGAMCTHATVAAHKELAVAIPALAFLAGNIGDRQVRNVGTIGGSLANNDPAACYPAAVLGLGATVHTNTRSIAADDFFKGLYETALQTGEIITAVSFPVPEKAGWQKFKQPASRFSLVGVFVAKGPAGVRVAVTGAGAGVFRVKALEDKLAAGWSAAACAGVEVSAEGLNTDLHGSAEYRASLIPVLAGRAVAGRAVAGRAVAGS; from the coding sequence ATGCAAACATTCGCATACCAACGGCCGGCCTCGCTGGCCGATGCTGCCCGCGCCGCAGCCGGTGCCGAGGCCAAGCTGATCGCCGGGGGCCAGTCCCTGCTCGGCGCGATGAAGCTGGGCCTGGCCGCACCCGACACCCTGATCGATCTGCACAGCATCCCCGATCTGCAGTCGATCAAGGTCGAGCCGGGCAAGGTCACCGTGGGCGCCATGTGCACCCACGCCACGGTGGCGGCGCACAAGGAACTGGCCGTGGCGATCCCGGCGCTGGCCTTCCTGGCCGGCAATATCGGCGACCGCCAGGTGCGCAACGTCGGCACGATAGGCGGCAGCCTGGCCAACAACGACCCGGCGGCCTGCTACCCGGCGGCCGTGCTGGGGCTGGGCGCCACCGTGCACACCAACACGCGCAGCATCGCCGCCGATGACTTTTTCAAGGGCCTGTACGAGACGGCGCTGCAGACGGGCGAGATCATCACCGCGGTCAGCTTCCCGGTGCCCGAGAAGGCCGGCTGGCAGAAGTTCAAGCAGCCGGCCTCGCGCTTCTCGCTGGTCGGCGTGTTCGTCGCGAAGGGGCCGGCCGGCGTGCGCGTGGCCGTCACTGGCGCCGGTGCGGGCGTGTTCCGCGTCAAGGCGCTGGAAGACAAGCTGGCGGCCGGTTGGTCGGCCGCGGCCTGTGCCGGCGTCGAGGTCAGCGCCGAGGGGCTGAACACCGATCTGCATGGCTCGGCCGAGTACCGGGCCTCGCTGATACCGGTGTTGGCGGGCAGGGCGGTGGCGGGCAGGGCGGTGGCGGGCAGGGCGGTGGCGGGGAGTTGA
- a CDS encoding xanthine dehydrogenase family protein molybdopterin-binding subunit: MNAPQAGLIGQSVKRKEDARFLTGRGQYTDDISQQFQTYAYFLRSPYAHAKILSINTAAAQAAPGVLGVFTGEHFRAVGGLPCGWLITSTDGTPMKEPKHPILADGKVRHVGDQVAMVVAETYEQAKAAAGLIEVDYEELTPVVDTALAKGAVFDGKPTSVHDEAPDNVCYGWAIGDKAAVDAAFASAPHVTTLEFRNNRLIPNAIEPRAANASYSAHDESYTLYVANQNPHVERLLMCAFVLGIPEHKMRVVAPDVGGGFGSKIFLYAEETALVWASKQIGRPIKWTADRSEAFLTDAHGRDHATVAELATDKDGKFLAMRVNTTANLGAYLSTFASSVPTILYATLLAGQYTTPHIYCHVTGVFTNTAPVDAYRGAGRPEATYVVERLVETAAHELGIDPAEIRRRNFIHSFPYATPVGLTYDVGDYDATLNQVLELADVAGYAARKAASEAKGLKRGIGYSTYIEACGLAPSNIAGALGARAGLFEAGEVRVHPTGKVTVFTGSHSHGQGHETTFAQVVADKLGIPLDDVDIQHGDTGKVLFGMGTYGSRSLSVGGSAIVKAVDKIVAKGKKIAAHLLEAADTDIEFENGQFKVAGTDKAVPFASVSLAAYVPHNYPLDKLEPGLNENAFYDPTNFTYPAGSYVCEVEVDPATGVVRVDRFSACDDFGNIVNPMIVEGQVHGGLAQGIGQALLEHGVYDVESGQLLSGSYMDYAMPRADDLPQFNVVTAKGTPCSHNPLGVKGCGEAGAIGSPAAVMNAVCNAIGVKSVAMPASPHTVWQAIQASR, encoded by the coding sequence ATGAACGCACCCCAAGCCGGCCTGATAGGCCAATCCGTCAAGCGCAAGGAAGACGCGCGCTTCCTCACCGGCCGCGGCCAGTACACCGACGACATCTCGCAGCAGTTCCAGACCTACGCCTACTTCCTGCGCTCGCCCTATGCCCACGCCAAGATACTTAGCATCAACACCGCCGCGGCCCAGGCAGCGCCCGGCGTGCTGGGCGTGTTCACCGGCGAGCATTTCCGCGCCGTCGGCGGCCTGCCCTGCGGCTGGCTGATCACCAGCACCGACGGCACGCCGATGAAGGAGCCCAAGCACCCCATCCTGGCCGACGGCAAGGTGCGCCATGTCGGCGACCAGGTGGCCATGGTGGTGGCCGAAACCTACGAGCAGGCCAAGGCGGCGGCCGGGCTGATCGAGGTCGACTATGAAGAACTGACCCCGGTGGTGGACACCGCTCTGGCCAAGGGCGCGGTGTTTGATGGAAAACCCACAAGCGTGCATGACGAGGCGCCCGACAATGTCTGCTACGGCTGGGCGATAGGCGACAAGGCGGCGGTCGATGCCGCCTTTGCCAGCGCCCCCCACGTCACGACCCTGGAGTTCCGCAACAACCGGCTGATCCCGAACGCGATCGAACCGCGCGCGGCCAATGCCTCCTACAGCGCCCACGACGAGAGCTATACGCTCTATGTGGCGAACCAGAATCCGCACGTCGAGCGTTTGCTGATGTGCGCCTTTGTGCTGGGCATCCCCGAGCACAAGATGCGGGTGGTGGCGCCCGATGTCGGCGGCGGTTTCGGCTCCAAGATCTTCTTGTACGCCGAGGAGACGGCCCTGGTCTGGGCCTCCAAGCAGATAGGCCGGCCGATCAAGTGGACGGCCGACCGCAGCGAGGCCTTTCTGACCGACGCCCACGGCCGCGACCATGCGACCGTGGCCGAGCTGGCGACCGACAAGGACGGCAAGTTCCTCGCCATGCGCGTCAACACGACGGCCAATCTGGGCGCCTACCTGTCCACCTTCGCCAGCAGCGTGCCGACGATTCTGTATGCCACCCTGCTGGCCGGCCAGTACACGACGCCGCATATCTACTGCCATGTCACCGGCGTATTCACCAACACGGCGCCGGTCGATGCCTACCGCGGCGCGGGCCGGCCCGAGGCCACCTATGTGGTCGAGCGGCTGGTCGAGACGGCGGCGCATGAACTGGGCATTGACCCGGCCGAGATTCGCCGCCGCAACTTCATCCACAGCTTCCCCTATGCCACGCCGGTGGGCCTGACCTATGACGTCGGCGACTATGACGCGACACTGAACCAGGTGCTGGAGCTGGCCGATGTGGCCGGCTACGCGGCGCGCAAGGCGGCCAGCGAGGCCAAGGGCTTGAAGCGCGGCATCGGCTACTCGACCTACATCGAGGCCTGCGGCCTGGCGCCCAGCAATATCGCCGGGGCCTTGGGTGCGCGGGCCGGTCTGTTCGAGGCCGGCGAGGTGCGCGTCCATCCCACCGGCAAGGTGACGGTGTTCACCGGCAGCCACAGCCATGGCCAAGGCCATGAGACGACCTTCGCCCAGGTGGTGGCCGACAAGCTGGGCATACCGCTGGACGATGTGGACATCCAGCACGGCGACACCGGCAAGGTGCTGTTCGGCATGGGCACCTACGGCAGCCGGTCTCTCTCGGTCGGCGGCTCGGCCATCGTCAAGGCGGTGGACAAGATCGTCGCCAAGGGCAAGAAGATCGCCGCCCATCTGCTGGAGGCAGCCGACACCGACATCGAGTTCGAGAACGGCCAATTCAAGGTGGCCGGCACCGACAAGGCCGTGCCCTTTGCCAGCGTTTCGCTGGCGGCCTATGTGCCGCACAACTACCCGTTGGACAAGCTGGAGCCCGGACTGAACGAAAACGCCTTCTACGACCCGACCAACTTCACCTACCCGGCCGGCAGCTATGTCTGCGAGGTCGAGGTCGATCCGGCCACCGGCGTCGTGCGTGTCGATCGCTTCAGCGCCTGCGATGACTTCGGCAATATCGTCAACCCGATGATTGTCGAAGGCCAGGTCCATGGCGGGCTGGCCCAGGGCATAGGCCAGGCGCTGCTGGAGCATGGGGTCTACGACGTCGAGTCCGGCCAGCTGCTCAGTGGCAGCTATATGGATTACGCGATGCCGCGCGCCGACGACCTGCCGCAGTTCAACGTCGTCACCGCCAAGGGCACGCCCTGCTCGCACAACCCGCTGGGGGTCAAGGGCTGCGGCGAGGCCGGGGCGATAGGCTCGCCAGCGGCGGTGATGAATGCCGTCTGCAATGCCATAGGGGTGAAGAGCGTGGCCATGCCGGCTTCGCCGCACACCGTTTGGCAGGCCATTCAGGCAAGCCGTTGA